One window from the genome of Candidatus Limnocylindrales bacterium encodes:
- a CDS encoding NAD-dependent epimerase/dehydratase family protein has translation MKIVVTGGAGFIGSHLAGAFLEAGHDVVVIDNLSSGKAGQVPGGAVLHALDIRSREASELISSERPDAICHHAAQMNVRHSVEDPVFDADVNVLGFLRLLEAARKAGTKTVLFASSGGTVYGEVAELPTPESHPTVPVCPYGVSKLTGEHYLEYYHRTYGIRYVALRYANVYGPRQDPHGEAGVVAIFSKALLAGSGARIFGDGLQTRDYVFVGDVVRANLAALESSWCGAVNIGTGTETNVVELHALIRRVTGVDIQPEHAEAKEGEVRRSVLSYDLASNVLGWKPMVALDEGLAATVDFFRSRP, from the coding sequence ATGAAGATCGTCGTCACGGGGGGCGCCGGCTTCATCGGCTCGCATCTGGCGGGAGCGTTCCTCGAGGCGGGCCACGACGTCGTGGTCATCGACAACCTTTCGAGCGGGAAGGCCGGGCAGGTTCCCGGCGGCGCCGTGCTGCACGCGCTCGACATCCGCAGCCGCGAAGCCTCCGAGCTGATCTCCAGCGAGCGGCCCGACGCGATCTGCCATCACGCGGCGCAGATGAACGTGCGCCATTCGGTCGAGGATCCGGTGTTCGACGCGGACGTCAACGTGCTCGGCTTTCTTCGCCTGCTCGAAGCGGCGCGCAAGGCCGGAACGAAGACGGTGCTTTTCGCGTCCTCGGGCGGCACCGTCTACGGCGAAGTCGCCGAGCTTCCGACTCCGGAGTCGCATCCCACGGTTCCGGTGTGTCCGTACGGCGTCAGCAAGCTGACCGGCGAGCACTACCTCGAGTACTACCACCGGACCTACGGCATCCGCTACGTCGCGCTCCGCTATGCGAACGTCTACGGACCGCGCCAGGATCCGCACGGCGAGGCCGGCGTCGTCGCGATCTTCTCGAAAGCACTTCTTGCCGGCAGCGGCGCGCGCATCTTCGGCGACGGGCTGCAGACGCGCGACTACGTCTTTGTCGGCGACGTCGTGCGCGCCAACCTTGCGGCGCTCGAGTCGTCGTGGTGCGGCGCGGTCAACATCGGAACCGGCACGGAAACCAACGTGGTCGAGCTCCATGCTCTCATCCGCCGTGTGACGGGAGTCGACATCCAGCCGGAGCACGCCGAGGCCAAGGAGGGCGAAGTGCGGCGCAGCGTGCTGTCGTACGATCTCGCGTCGAACGTGCTCGGCTGGAAGCCGATGGTCGCTCTCGATGAAGGTCTTGCCGCGACGGTTGACTTCTTCCGGTCGAGGCCGTAG
- the lepA gene encoding translation elongation factor 4, translating into MSVSRIRNFSIIAHIDHGKSTLADRLLELTGTVSARDSSAQMLDDMDLERERGITIKARAVRLDYKAADGLTYILNLIDTPGHVDFGYEVSRSLSACEGALLIVDCSQGVEAQTLANVYLALDHNLEIVPVLNKIDLPAADPARTRQQIEDMIGIDASAAVEVSAKTGFGVDKVLEAIVEHVPPPKTTAGAPLRALVFDSWFDPYLGVVVQVRVLDGTVRKGDRIRLLQATREYDVTRIGVFRPGPVEVASLGPGEVGFVAAAIKDIAEAKVGDTLTLAAETGVEALPGFKVVKPMVFAGIYPVDSADYEQLRDAIEKLKLNDSSFSSEPETSTALGFGFRCGFLGLLHIEITQERLEREFGLSLITTAPTVIYEVQLSDGTSIEIDSPAKLPDLARVDSIAEPYVRATIHVPAEYLGGVLALCEDKRGTQTDLRFPTAGRAAIEYDIPLSEIVYDFYDRLKSTSRGYASLDYEPVGFRTSPLVKLDLLINAEKVDALSMICHRDRAFLRGRDLCSKMKELIPRQMFEIIIQAAIGSKIVARETVKAMRKNVTAKCYGGDISRKRKLLEKQKEGKKRMKQVGSVEIPQEAFLAILKVGE; encoded by the coding sequence ATGTCCGTCTCCCGAATCCGAAACTTCTCGATCATCGCGCACATCGACCATGGCAAGTCGACGCTTGCCGATCGCCTGCTCGAGCTGACCGGCACCGTCAGCGCACGCGACAGCTCGGCGCAGATGCTCGACGACATGGATCTCGAGCGCGAGCGCGGCATCACGATCAAGGCGAGGGCGGTGCGCCTCGACTACAAGGCGGCCGACGGCCTCACCTACATCCTCAACCTGATCGACACGCCGGGCCACGTGGACTTCGGCTACGAGGTCTCGCGTTCGCTGTCGGCCTGCGAAGGCGCGCTGCTGATCGTCGACTGCAGCCAGGGCGTCGAGGCCCAGACGCTGGCCAACGTTTATCTCGCGCTCGACCACAACCTCGAGATCGTTCCGGTGCTGAACAAGATCGATCTTCCGGCGGCCGATCCGGCGCGCACGCGGCAGCAGATCGAGGACATGATCGGCATCGACGCGTCCGCAGCCGTCGAAGTCAGCGCGAAGACGGGTTTCGGCGTCGACAAGGTTCTCGAGGCAATCGTCGAACACGTTCCTCCGCCGAAGACGACGGCCGGGGCGCCGCTGCGCGCGCTCGTGTTCGACTCGTGGTTCGATCCGTACCTCGGCGTCGTCGTCCAGGTTCGCGTGCTCGACGGCACCGTCCGCAAGGGCGACAGGATCCGTCTTCTGCAGGCGACGCGCGAATACGACGTGACGCGTATCGGCGTGTTCCGGCCCGGACCGGTCGAGGTTGCGTCCCTCGGTCCGGGCGAAGTCGGCTTCGTGGCCGCCGCGATCAAGGACATCGCCGAAGCCAAGGTCGGCGATACGCTGACGCTTGCCGCCGAGACCGGCGTCGAAGCGCTGCCGGGATTCAAGGTCGTCAAGCCGATGGTGTTCGCCGGCATCTATCCGGTCGACAGCGCCGACTACGAGCAGCTTCGCGACGCGATCGAGAAGCTCAAGCTCAACGATTCGTCGTTCTCGTCGGAGCCGGAGACGTCGACGGCGCTCGGTTTCGGATTTCGCTGCGGGTTCCTCGGGCTGCTGCACATCGAGATCACGCAGGAGCGCCTCGAGCGCGAGTTCGGCCTCAGCCTGATCACGACCGCGCCGACCGTGATCTACGAAGTCCAGCTCAGCGACGGCACGTCGATCGAGATCGACAGCCCGGCCAAGCTTCCGGACCTGGCGCGCGTCGATTCGATTGCGGAGCCGTACGTCCGGGCGACCATCCACGTGCCGGCCGAGTACCTCGGCGGCGTGCTCGCGCTGTGCGAGGACAAGCGCGGAACCCAGACCGACCTGCGCTTCCCGACCGCGGGCCGGGCGGCGATCGAATACGACATTCCGCTGTCGGAGATCGTCTACGACTTCTACGACCGGCTGAAATCGACGTCGCGGGGATACGCGTCGCTCGACTACGAGCCGGTCGGATTCCGCACGTCGCCGCTGGTCAAGCTCGACCTTCTGATCAACGCTGAAAAAGTGGACGCGCTTTCGATGATCTGTCACCGTGACCGCGCGTTCCTCCGCGGACGCGACCTGTGCAGCAAGATGAAAGAGCTCATTCCGCGGCAGATGTTCGAGATCATCATTCAGGCCGCGATCGGCAGCAAGATCGTCGCACGCGAGACCGTCAAGGCGATGCGCAAGAACGTGACGGCCAAATGCTACGGCGGCGACATCTCGCGCAAGCGCAAGCTGCTCGAGAAACAGAAGGAAGGGAAGAAGCGGATGAAGCAGGTCGGCAGCGTCGAGATTCCCCAGGAAGCATTCCTGGCGATCCTTAAAGTCGGTGAGTAA
- a CDS encoding UDP-glucuronic acid decarboxylase family protein encodes MGRILITGGAGFIGSHLCERHLADGHEVIAVDNLLTGDRDNIAHLFSNPKFSFQQQDITNYIWVKGPLDAILHFASPASPVDYLELPIQTLKVGSLGTHKALGLAREKNARILVASTSEVYGDPLVHPQREEYWGNVNPIGPRGVYDEAKRFLEAMTMAYHRTHGVKTRIARIFNTYGPRMRMRDGRVVPNFMCQALKGEDITVYGDGSQTRSFCYVDDLVEGLTRLLWSNETTPVNLGNPSEMTIQNFAEKIRDLAGTGSKIVLRELPEDDPKVRQPDITKARRVLDNWEPKVQLDEGLARTIDYFKKKLAS; translated from the coding sequence TCGACAACCTGCTGACCGGCGACCGCGACAACATCGCGCACCTGTTCTCCAATCCGAAGTTCTCGTTCCAGCAGCAGGACATCACGAACTACATCTGGGTAAAGGGCCCCCTCGACGCGATCCTGCACTTCGCGTCGCCCGCAAGCCCCGTCGATTACCTCGAGCTTCCGATCCAGACGCTGAAGGTGGGGTCGCTCGGCACGCACAAGGCACTCGGCCTTGCTCGCGAGAAGAATGCCCGCATTCTGGTCGCATCGACGTCCGAAGTTTACGGCGACCCGCTGGTGCATCCGCAGCGCGAGGAATACTGGGGCAACGTCAACCCGATCGGCCCGCGCGGCGTGTACGACGAAGCCAAGCGGTTCCTCGAAGCGATGACGATGGCGTATCACCGCACCCACGGCGTCAAGACGCGCATCGCGCGCATCTTCAACACCTACGGGCCGCGCATGCGCATGCGCGACGGCCGCGTGGTGCCGAACTTCATGTGCCAGGCGCTCAAGGGCGAGGACATCACCGTGTACGGCGACGGCTCGCAGACGCGCAGCTTCTGCTACGTCGACGATCTCGTCGAAGGCCTGACGCGGCTTTTGTGGTCCAATGAGACGACGCCGGTCAATCTCGGCAATCCGTCCGAAATGACGATCCAGAACTTCGCCGAAAAGATCCGCGACCTTGCCGGAACCGGTTCGAAGATCGTGCTTCGCGAGCTGCCGGAAGACGATCCCAAGGTGCGCCAGCCCGACATCACCAAGGCCCGCCGGGTGCTCGACAACTGGGAGCCGAAGGTGCAGCTCGACGAAGGCCTCGCGCGCACCATCGACTACTTCAAGAAGAAACTGGCGTCATGA